A window of the Salvelinus alpinus chromosome 3, SLU_Salpinus.1, whole genome shotgun sequence genome harbors these coding sequences:
- the LOC139570141 gene encoding myoferlin-like isoform X4: MLRVVVESAKGLPKSKLGGTPDPIANIIFKDEKKKTKTIDSEVNPVWNEVLEFDLKGSVLDSSSYIDVIVKDYETIGKDKFLGSAKISLKDLATGQVKSFPFKDLALVNEKGQATGATVSLVIHYDPPANAAPNPNDPQAGDAAGESGRGEEGDEDITDAGQSPSAPGQPGNPNQRLVKKNRKLNRPLANKPQDFQIRVRILEGRQLPGNNIKPVVKVNVCGQTHRTRIKRGNNPFFDEMFFYNVNMLPSDLFDQHVSIRVYDSFSLRADSLMGEFKVDVGFIYDEPAHSVMRKWLLLNDPDESSSGARGYLKVSMFIVGAGDESLVEKRDINDDQDDIESNLLLPAGVTLRWITLSLKVFRAEDIPQMDDAFVQSLKGIFGVDGDKKNLVDPFVEAHFAGKRLCTQVIEKNANPEWNQMLNLQVKFPSMCERIKLTVFDWDRLTRNDSIGTTYLNLAKIASSGGEVQGKTGESEVGFLPAFGPCYINLYGSPREFTGLPDPYEELNFGKGEGVAYRGRILVELSTKLEGKADKTVEEIPSDDILVAQKYQRRRKYCLCAVFHSASMLQEPGEPIQFEVSIGNYGNKLDTTCKPLASTTQYSCAVFDGNHYYYLPWANAKPVVVITSFWEDISHRLDAVNIILYIAERLQSNITAMKLAILAKVPENRLAEIWLRLVNQVIDDLSSLKVPELEGHSNLTALDIQMKKLRDSTLQTIMEGAKSMIEEVTEIKDTLGDIEGWLDKLKQLAEEPQNSMPDVIIWMLRGEKRVAYSRIPAYQLLYSTYSEQSCGQFCGRTRTILMQYPMDKNKGLKVPVQIRVNMWLGLSADEKKFNNFSEGMFSVYAELYENQAYMLGKWGTTGLGLRYKYSDVTGKLKLKQENFIPPRGWEWEGDWFIDPEKGLLTEADAGHTEFMDEVFQNETRFPGGEWKPAAEPYTDVNGEKTHKPGEMECPAGWSWGDEWTVDENRAVDEKGWEYGITIPPDDKPKSWVPAEKMYHVHRRRRVIRPRKRTSAAGTTTEKRDQGDPEGWEFSSLIGWKFHRQERSADTIRRRRWRRKMAPAGRLGASAIFKLEGALGVDVDEKKKDEEDASKLFGANTPTVSCSFDSSHLYHLRVYVYQARNLIAMDKDSFSDPYAHVSFLHMSKTTETVKATLNPTWDQTLIFQDVEIYGDPQNIAHYPPDVVLEFYDKDQVGKDELLGRSVCVPMVKLNPGMDQTPKLLWSPITQKDQRAGDVLVAAELILKDKGNETDLPLVPPKRAENLYMVPQGIRPVVQLMAIEILAWGLRNMKTYQLATVASPSLVVECGGEMVQSAVIKNMKKSPNFPGSVLFLKVLLPKEEMYTPPIVLKVIDHRPFGRKPVVGQCTIDTLEEFRCDPYVIQKSSMSSKMALMAAFPHDTRIDMEDRRPLLEAQFVYSMSAAVNKMATTTSRLHAEKEKETVDWWSKFYASIGDHEKCRPYLQKGYDTLKVYDKELENIPEFKQLTDFCNTFKLQRGKTEDEEDDPSVVGEFKGSFKVYPLSDDPGVAPPPRQFRELPESGPQECLVRVYVVRGIDLQPKDNNGQCDPYIKISLGKKSIEDRDNYLPNTTNPVFGRMFEMSCFLPQDKDLKISVYDYDLLTRDEKVGETVIDLENRFLSRFGSYCGLPQTYCISGINQWRDHLKPSQILQNLARLKGVPPPRLEDDGKALSFNGTQYTLAQFEASKEIHQHLGPADERISLHVLRTHGLVPEHVETRTLFSSFQPQLSQGCLQMWVDVFPKNMGLPGPPFDIVPRKAKKYFLRAVVWNTSDVILDETSITGERMSDIYVKGWMPGMEEDKQKTDVHYRSLDGDGNFNWRFVFGFEYLPAEQLCLVSKKEHFWSLDKTEFRIPPKLIVQIWDNDKFSLDDYLGTVELDLRKLTPPAKVSKTCNLSMMEEVMDARPHKSDLANSLFAQKSVRGWWPCVTEQDGKKVLGGKVEMTLEIVSEKEVDEKPAGKGRDEPNMNPKLDFPKRPDTSFFWFTNPCKTLKFIVWRRFKWLFIGLILLILVLLFVGILLYSLPNYISMKIVKPFK; this comes from the exons ATGAAAAGGGACAGGCTACTGGG GCCACGGTGAGCCTTGTTATTCACTATGATCCTCCAGCCAATGCCGCTCCAAACCCAAATGACCCACAGGCAGGAGATGCTGCAGGGGAGTCTG GTAGaggtgaagagggggatgaggacaTCACTGATGCAGGACAGAGTCCCTCTGCCCCTGGTCAGCCTGGGAACCCTAACCAAAGACTGGTCAAGAAAAACAGGAAATTGAACCGTCCCCTGGCCAATAAACCCCAGGACTTTCAG ATCCGTGTCAGGATATTAGAGGGACGACAGCTCCCCGGGAATAACATCAAACCTGTTGTGAAGGTGAATGTTTGTGGACAGACTCACAGAACAAGGATCAAGCGGGGAAACAATCCCTTCTTTGATGAG ATGTTCTTTTACAACGTCAACATGTTACCGTCGGACCTATTTGATCAACATGTCAGCATCCGG GTGTACGACTCCTTCTCTCTGAGAGCTGACAGTCTCATGGGGGAGTTCAAG GTTGATGTTGGCTTCATCTATGATGAACCAG CTCACTCTGTAATGAGGAAGTGGCTCCTCCTGAATGACCCTGATGAATCCAGTTCGGGCGCCAGGGGATACCTTAAAGTCAGCATGTTCATCGTTGGGGCGGGAGACGAATCACTG GTAGAGAAGAGGGACATTAATGATGACCAGGATGACATAGAGAGTAACCTGCTGCTGCCAGCAGGGGTTACACTGCGATGGATCACCCTGTCTCTCAAAGTGTTCCGGGCCGAGGACATTCCCCAGA TGGATGATGCCTTTGTCCAGTCACTGAAGGGGATTTTTGGAGTGGATGGGGACAAGAAGAATCTAGTGGATCCTTTTGTCGAGGCTCACTTCGCTGGCAAAAGG CTGTGCACCCAAGTCATTGAGAAGAATGCCAACCCAGAATGGAACCAAATGCTGAATCTTCAggtcaag TTCCCCTCCATGTGTGAACGAATCAAACTGACCGTCTTTGATTG GGATCGCCTGACGAGGAATGACTCGATTGGCACCACATACTTGAATCTGGCCAAAATAGCATCCTCTGGTGGCGAAGTTCAAG GGAAGACTGGGGAGTCTGAGGTGGGTTTCCTGCCAGCCTTTGGACCTTGCTATATCAACCTGTATGGGAGTCCCAGAGAGTTCACTGGGCTTCCTGACCCCTACGAAGAGCTCAACTTTGGCAAA GGTGAAGGGGTGGCCTATCGAGGAAGAATCCTGGTTGAGCTCTCAACTAAACTGGAAGGCAAGGCTGACAAGACTGTAGAAGAGATCCCTAGTGATGACATCTTGGTGGCCCAG AAATACCAGCGCAGGAGGAAGTACTGTTTGTGTGCAGTGTTCCATAGTGCCAGCATGCTTCAGGAGCCTGGCGAACCGATCCAGTTTGAGGTCAGCATCGGCAACTATGGCAACAAGCTGGACACTACCTGTAAACCACTGGCCTCCACTACCCAGTACAGCTGTGCTGTGTTTGATG GTAACCACTACTATTACCTGCCCTGGGCTAATGCCAAACCAGTGGTTGTCATTACATCATTCTGGGAGGACATCAGTCACCGTTTGGATGCAGTCAACATCATTCTGTACATAGCTGAACGTCTG CAATCTAACATCACTGCGATGAAGTTGGCCATCTTGGCTAAAGTCCCCGAAAACCGTCTGGCTGAGATCTGGCTGAGGCTGGTAAATCAGGTGATTGATGACCTCAGCAG TTTGAAAGTGCCAGAGCTGGAGGGCCACTCAAACCTGACCGCCCTGGACATCCAGATGAAGAAGCTACGTGACAGCACCCTGCAGACCATCATGGAGGGGGCCAAGAGCATGATAGAGGAGGTGACCGAGATCAAGGATACCCTGGGGGACATTGAGGGCTGGCTGGACAAACTGAAGCAGCTCGCTGAGGAG CCCCAGAACAGCATGCCTGACGTGATCATCTGGATgctgaggggggagaagagagtggCGTACAGCCGCATCCCAGCCTACCAGCTACTCTACTCCACCTACAGTGAACAGTCATGTGGACAGTTCTGCGGCAGGACCAGGACTATCCTCATGCAGTACCCTATGGATAAAAACAAGGGTCTGAAGGTTCCAGTCCAGATCAGAGTCAACATGTGGCTGGGCCTGTCTGCAGACGAGAAAAAGTTCAACAATTTCTCAGAAGGGATGTTCAGTGTGTATGCTGAATTG TATGAGAATCAGGCCTACATGCTGGGGAAGTGGGGAACTACCGGTCTGGGTTTACGCTACAAATACTCTGATGTGACTGGCAAGCTGAAGCTGAAACAAGAGAACTTCATTCCCCCGCgaggctgggagtgggagggAGACTGGTTCATAGACCCAGAGAAGGG TCTGTTGACAGAGGCAGATGCAGGACACACTGAGTTCATGGATGAAGTCTTCCAGAATGAGACTCGCTTCCCCGGGGGAGAGTGGAAGCCTGCTGCTGAGCCCTATACTGACGTG AATGGGGAGAAGACCCACAAACCAGGGGAAATGGAGTGTCCTGCAGGCTGGAGCTGGGGGGATGAGTGGACCGTAGATGAAAACAGGGCTGTGGATGAGAAAG GCTGGGAGTATGGAATCACCATCCCTCCAGATGACAAACCCAAGTCTTGGGTGCCAGCAGAGAAGATGTACCACGTCCACCGACGGAGGAGAGTGATCAGGCCCAGGAAGAGAACATCAGCTGCTGGTACAACCACTGAG AAGCGAGACCAAGGAGACCCAGAAGGCTGGGAGTTCTCCTCTCTGATTGGCTGGAAGTTCCACAGGCAGGAGCGTTCCGCCGACACGATCCGACGCAGACGCTGGAGGAGGAAGATGGCCCCTGCCGGCCGCCTGGGGGCATCCGCCATATTCAAACTGGAGGGGGCGCTG GGGGTGGATGTAGATGAGAAAAAAAAAGATGAGGAGGATGCCTCCAAGCTCTTTGGTGCCAATACTCCTACTGTGTCCTGTTCGTTTGACA GCTCACACCTCTACCACCTCCGCGTCTACGTTTACCAGGCCAGGAACCTTATTGCCAtggataaagacagcttctcgG ATCCATATGCCCATGTGTCCTTCCTGCACATGAGTAAAACCACAGAGACCGTGAAAGCTACCCTGAACCCCACGTGGGACCAGACCCTGATCTTCCAGGATGTGGAGATCTACGGGGACCCGCAGAACATCGCCCACTATCCCCCTGACGTGGTGCTGGAGTTCTATGACAAGGACCAGGTG GGGAAAGATGAGCTATTGGGCCGGAGCGTGTGTGTCCCCATGGTGAAACTGAACCCCGGCATGGACCAGACCCCCAAACTGCTGTGGTCCCCCATCACACAGAAGGACCAGCGGGCTGGAGACGTGCTGGTGGCTGCTGAGCTCATCCTGAAGGATAAG gGTAACGAGACGGACCTCCCTCTGGTCCCTCCCAAGAGGGCGGAGAATCTGTACATGGTGCCTCAGGGGATACGGCCTGTGGTGCAGCTCATGGCTATTGAG aTTCTGGCCTGGGGGTTGCGCAACATGAAGACCTACCAGTTGGCCACTGTGGCCTCCCCTAGCCTTGTGGTAGAGTGTGGAGGGGAGATGGTCCAGTCTGCTGTCATCAAGAACATGAAGAAGAGCCCCAACTTTCCTGGATCTGTCCTCTTCCTTAAAGTG CTTCTTCCCAAAGAGGAGATGTACACCCCTCCCATCGTGCTGAAGGTGATCGACCACAGGCCATTTGGCAGGAAGCCAGTGGTTGGACAGTGTACCATAGACACTCTGGAGGAGTTTCGCTGTGACCCCTACGTCATCCAGAAGTCATCCATGTCATCCAAAA TGGCTTTGATGGCTGCTTTTCCTCACGACACCAGAATTGACATGGAAGACAGGAGGCCTCTGCTTGAAGCTCAG TTTGTGTACAGCATGTCAGCAGCAGTCAACAAAATGGCCACCACTACTTCTCGTCTT CATGCAGAGAAG GAGAAGGAGACAGTTGATTGGTGGAGTAAATTCTACGCTTCCATTGGAGATCATGAGAAGTGCCGTCCTTACCTTCAGAAAGGATATGACACTTTGAAG GTGTATGATAAGGAACTGGAGAATATTCCTGAGTTCAAACAACTCACCGATTTCTGCAACACCTTCAAACTGCAGAGAGGCAAGACtgaagatgaggaggatgatCCATCCGTCGTTGGAGAATTCAAG GGCTCTTTTAAGGTGTACCCTCTATCAGACGACCCGGGTGTGGCTCCTCCTCCTCGCCAGTTCCGTGAGCTGCCTGAAAGCGGGCCTCAGGAGTGCCTGGTCAGGGTCTATGTGGTCAGAGGCATCGACCTGCAGCCCAAGGACAACAACGGTCAG TGTGATCCCTATATAAAGATTTCCCTGGGAAAGAAGTCAATTGAGGACCGAGATAACTACTTACCAAATACCACCAACCCTGTTTTTGGAAG AATGTTTGAGATGTCATGTTTTCTGCCTCAAGACAAAGACCTGAAGATCTCAGTGTATGACTATGATCTGCTGACCCGCGATGAGAAAGTGGGAGAGACAGTGATTGACCTGGAGAACCGCTTCCTGTCACGTTTTGGCTCCTACTGTGGCCTGCCTCAGACATACTGCAT CTCTGGAATCAACCAATGGCGTGACCATCTGAAGCCCTCTCAGATCCTTCAGAACTTGGCCCGCCTCAAAGGCGTCCCTCCACCCAGGTTAGAAGATGATGGCAAAGCACTGTCATTCAATGGGACTCAGTACACGCTGGCTCAATTTG AGGCCAGCAAAGAGATCCACCAGCACTTGGGTCCTGCCGACGAACGGATCTCTCTGCACGTGCTCAGAACACATGGACTGGTGCCTGAGCACGTGGAGACAAGGACACTGTTCAGCAGTTTCCAGCCCCAACTTTCTCAG GGATGCCTTCAAATGTGGGTGGATGTTTTCCCCAAAAACATGGGCCTTCCCGGACCTCCCTTCGACATTGTGCCACGCAAGGCCAAGAA GTATTTCCTGCGAGCTGTTGTTTGGAACACCTCTGATGTCATTCTGGACGAAACTAGTATTACTGGGGAGCGCATGAGTGATATCTACGTCAAAGG CTGGATGCCAGGTATGGAGGAGGACAAGCAGAAGACCGACGTCCACTACAGGTCTCTGGACGGGGACGGCAACTTCAACTGGAGGTTCGTCTTTGGCTTTGAATACCTGCCCGCTGAACAGCTGTGTCTGGTCTCCAAGAAG GAGCACTTCTGGAGTCTAGACAAAACAGAGTTCAGGATACCCCCCAAGTTGATTGTTCAAATTTGGGATAATGACAAGTTCTCATTGGATGATTACCTGG GCACGGTAGAGCTGGATCTCCGTAAACTTACCCCTCCGGCCAAGGTTTCAAAGACGTGCAATCTAAGTATGATGGAGGAGGTGATGGATGCACGACCACACAAATCCGACCTGGCCAATTCGCTGTTCGCTCAGAAGTCTGTCAGAGGCTGGTGGCCATGTGTCACTGAACAGGATGGGAAGAAAGTCCTTGGT GGGAAGGTTGAGATGACTCTGGAAATCGTGTCTGAGAAGGAAGTGGACGAAAAGCCTGCTGGGAAGGGCAGGGATGAACCCAACATGAACCCAAAGCTTGACTTCCCTAA GCGTCCGGACACATCCTTCTTCTGGTTCACGAACCCCTGTAAGACCTTGAAGTTCATTGTGTGGCGCAGATTCAAGTGGCTTTTCATTGGACTGATCCTACTGATTCTAGTGCTGCTCTTCGTCGGAATCCTGTTATACTCTTTACCG AACTACATTTCAATGAAAATTGTGAAGCCATTCAAATGA